Proteins from one Salaquimonas pukyongi genomic window:
- a CDS encoding DUF3168 domain-containing protein, which translates to MTAALELQMAIVSALRQSTALTALLGGAHIYDDVPDARRPPYVVIGPVETLDWSTSTEAGEEHFIDVAIWSLANGRKAVVSMAAEIRTTLSSLPRTLAGHVLVNLTHESTRSQAGSNDRHFRAVVTFRAVTEPLT; encoded by the coding sequence ATGACGGCCGCGCTCGAACTCCAAATGGCTATTGTTTCGGCCCTTCGACAATCTACCGCCCTCACCGCCTTGCTGGGCGGAGCGCATATCTATGACGATGTGCCCGATGCCCGCCGTCCGCCCTACGTGGTGATCGGTCCGGTCGAAACCCTCGATTGGAGCACATCGACGGAAGCAGGCGAAGAGCATTTCATCGACGTGGCCATCTGGTCGCTGGCCAATGGCCGCAAGGCTGTGGTGTCCATGGCAGCCGAAATCAGAACCACTCTCTCATCGTTGCCGCGAACCCTTGCCGGACACGTCCTTGTCAACCTCACCCATGAATCAACCCGCAGCCAGGCCGGGTCAAACGACCGGCACTTCAGGGCGGTCGTGACCTTTCGTGCGGTGACCGAGCCTTTGACCTGA